Proteins encoded within one genomic window of Cucumis sativus cultivar 9930 chromosome 3, Cucumber_9930_V3, whole genome shotgun sequence:
- the LOC101210795 gene encoding uncharacterized protein LOC101210795, translating to MGSDPSLLPVIGPDGLAREAPVIAYTEKIIEEGSLQLRKCIDENLSKIRDVERELANLTMEMKLTSGPKKAALELLRKKIEMSTERVRAAKLKEEQAKKVWEAASKVVQEEEAAKQKLCEDLNHLVQESSNFQLTRLEELKRRMEALNSSRVSTSVSHDVMTMGGAQNSRVSDSSGVATTTETGAKPNENVPNQTTSDAAPVINGQNQKPPSETEGRGKKKNQFHGRGKGIGAVPKGRSSADSGWTGSGFDVDGRA from the exons ATGGGTTCCGATCCCTCTCTTTTGCCTGTGATCGGCCCTGATGGACTTGCCAGGGAAGCTCCTGTCATTGCTTACACTGAGaag ATAATCGAAGAAGGGAGTCTTCAATTGAGAAA ATgtattgatgaaaatttatctaaaattcGGGATGTTGAACGGGAATTGGCAAATCTTACAATGGAGATGAAACTCACATCTGGGCCTAAAAAAGCAG CTCTTGAACTTTTGcggaagaaaatagaaatgtcAACTGAGAGAGTACGTGCAGCTAAGTTGAAGGAAGAACAAGCAAAGAAG GTTTGGGAAGCAGCATCAAAGGTAGTGCAAGAAGAGGAAGCAGCTAAGCAAAAATTGTGTGAAGACTTGAATCATCTG GTTCAAGAAAGCAGTAACTTCCAGTTGACAAGACTTGAAGAACTAAAAAGGCGCATGGAAGCGTTGAATTCAAGTCGAGTATCAACCTCTGTTTCTCAT GATGTCATGACAATGGGAGGTGCTCAGAATAGCAGAGTGTCAGATTCTTCTGGAGTTGCTACAACAACAGAAACTGGTGCaaaaccaaatgaaaatgtcCCCAATCAAACAACCAGTGATGCAGCTCCAGTGATAAATGGGCAAAATCAAAAGCCCCCTTCTGAGAcagaaggaagaggaaaaaagaaaaatcagttTCATGGAAGAGGGAAGGGAATTGGAGCAGTGCCTAAAGGAAGAAGCTCTGCAGACTCTGGCTGGACTGGGTCTGGATTTGATGTGGATGGTAGAGCATGA